Below is a window of Geomonas oryzisoli DNA.
CGGCCGCCACCATCTGCGGGTTGGACAGCGCCGCCTCCGGCACCTCCTTTTACGACCTTCCCTTGCGGTGCGACCGGAAATGCCGCGGCGCCCTGGAGACCGCCATTCACACCAGGAAGCCGGTCCAGACCCGGTACTTCAAGTGCGGCAGCGCGGGCGACGCGGGTGCGGAGCAGTACGTGAGCGTATCGGTCACCCCGCGCCGGCTCACCGAGCGCCAGGTCGAGGGCGCGGTGATCGTGGTCCGCGACGAGAGTTCGCTGTACCGGCTGGAAAAGAAGCAGATGCCGCGCAGTTCCTATTCCGGCCTGATCGGCAAGAGCGCACCGATGCAGATGCTCTACTCGATGATCGAGCGCCTGGCCGGCGTCCCCTCCACCGTGCTGATCCGCGGCGAGAACGGGACGGGAAAGGAGCTGGTGGCGGCGGCGCTGCACGCCAACGGCGGGCGCCAGGACCGTCCCTTCATCAAGGTGAACTGCGCGGCCCTGACCGAGACGTTGTTGGAAAGCGAGCTGTTCGGCCACGTGCGGGGAGCCTTCACCGGCGCGCTGCGCGACAAGGCCGGGCTGTTCGAGAAGGCGGACTCGGGGACCCTGTTCCTGGACGAGATCGGCGAGGTATCGCCGCAGATGCAGGTGAAGCTTTTGCGGGTGCTGCAGGAGCGGGAGCTGGTGCGGGTGGGGGGGGCGGAGCCGGTCAAAGTCGACGTCCGCATCATCGCCGCGACCAACCGGGACCTGGCGAAAGACGTGGAGGAGGGGAGGTTCCGGCAGGATCTTTACTACCGGCTCAAGGTGGTGGAGCTTATCGTGGCGCCCCTGAGGGAGCGGCCGGAGGATCTGCCGCTTTTGGCGGAGCATTTCGTGAGCAGGCTGAACGCTAAACTTGGGCGCAGCATCACCGGTATTTCCGACGAGGCGCTGCGGCTTCTGTCCGGCTACCCCTGGCCCGGCAACGTGCGCGAGCTTGAGCACGCCCTGGAGCACGCCTTCATCATGTGTCCGACCAGGATGATCCTTCCCGACCATCTCCCGGCGGTGTTCCAGGCAGCCGTCGTCGAAGACGGGCTCACCATGCGGGAGCGCATCCAGGAAGCGCTGGCGCGTCATGCCGGCAACAAGTCCCGCGCCGCCCGTGCCCTGAACATCGACCGCAAGACCCTGTACCGCAAGATGCAGGAGTACGGCATCACGGATGTCCCCACCCCACCCTAGTGTCTTACCGAAGGAGGGGACTGGCTCCGCCAGGTGCCTGTCCCCTTGAGCTTTGTAA
It encodes the following:
- a CDS encoding sigma 54-interacting transcriptional regulator; its protein translation is MIAQVLLVDDEPAIRSTLAKFLEELDCFVTQAADVGEALALLNALEYDLVVTDIVMPKGSGLDVLRAARSQEDPCPVVMITGSPMVESASEALRLGAFDYISKPVHKEQIVHVARRALEFRRVSRENDRFRNDLEAIFTSVQDAIISVDRDLKILNFNSSAATICGLDSAASGTSFYDLPLRCDRKCRGALETAIHTRKPVQTRYFKCGSAGDAGAEQYVSVSVTPRRLTERQVEGAVIVVRDESSLYRLEKKQMPRSSYSGLIGKSAPMQMLYSMIERLAGVPSTVLIRGENGTGKELVAAALHANGGRQDRPFIKVNCAALTETLLESELFGHVRGAFTGALRDKAGLFEKADSGTLFLDEIGEVSPQMQVKLLRVLQERELVRVGGAEPVKVDVRIIAATNRDLAKDVEEGRFRQDLYYRLKVVELIVAPLRERPEDLPLLAEHFVSRLNAKLGRSITGISDEALRLLSGYPWPGNVRELEHALEHAFIMCPTRMILPDHLPAVFQAAVVEDGLTMRERIQEALARHAGNKSRAARALNIDRKTLYRKMQEYGITDVPTPP